The following are from one region of the Stigmatella ashevillena genome:
- a CDS encoding glycoside hydrolase, with the protein MSVQARKSFIAAIRVAASLVVALMVGGGAQARADYVATPNPSSNFGTWQGWGCSLAWWANAFGSRDDLADAVFTTNASVTLSTHAGTYSVPGLGMNVVRYNIGGYGTRPAGTAVPVYPATSTLPDFKRIPGYWLDWNSTDPSSSSFDWYTDSQQRTMMWKAKDRGANVFEAFSNSPMWWMNYNKSSAGSHGGGDNLQSWNYGDFARYLATVVKFAKDQWGVNFTTVEPFNEPAESWWTYPKNQEGCHFDNATQRQVLAQLRLELNNRGLQTVGIAASDENSPDSALSTWNAFDTATKGLVNQINVHGYSGLEPYRGPNRGPLYAATSGKRRWVSEYGDGYDSGMPMADSIVRDLWAYHPSAWVYWQPFDSGGWGLIQSNPGDNWIGTPNAKWYVMAQFSRHIRPGMTLLSGNDANTVFAYDATARKLVVVTVNFGTAQWIDYDLSRFGTVSGPITRWATVTASGGDRYVRYNDTNLSGKRFWSWFPANTVQTFEIQGISP; encoded by the coding sequence ATGTCGGTTCAAGCAAGGAAGTCCTTTATCGCGGCGATCCGTGTCGCGGCCTCGCTCGTCGTAGCCCTGATGGTTGGAGGAGGAGCACAGGCGCGGGCCGATTACGTCGCGACGCCCAATCCCTCCAGCAACTTCGGCACGTGGCAGGGGTGGGGCTGCTCCCTGGCCTGGTGGGCCAATGCCTTCGGGAGCCGCGATGACCTGGCGGATGCCGTCTTCACCACCAACGCCTCGGTGACCCTGTCGACCCACGCGGGGACCTACTCCGTGCCGGGGCTCGGCATGAACGTGGTCCGTTACAACATCGGGGGCTATGGCACCCGGCCCGCCGGGACTGCCGTTCCTGTCTATCCCGCCACGAGCACCCTCCCGGACTTCAAGCGCATCCCGGGTTACTGGCTCGATTGGAACAGCACGGATCCGTCCTCTTCGAGCTTCGACTGGTACACCGACTCCCAACAGCGCACCATGATGTGGAAGGCGAAGGATCGCGGGGCGAACGTCTTCGAGGCGTTCTCCAATTCACCTATGTGGTGGATGAACTACAACAAGAGCTCCGCAGGCAGTCACGGCGGCGGTGACAATCTCCAGTCCTGGAACTACGGAGACTTCGCCCGCTATCTGGCCACCGTCGTCAAGTTCGCCAAGGACCAATGGGGGGTGAACTTCACCACCGTCGAACCCTTCAACGAGCCGGCGGAGTCCTGGTGGACGTACCCCAAGAACCAGGAAGGGTGTCACTTCGACAACGCCACGCAACGCCAGGTGCTCGCCCAGCTCCGGCTCGAGCTGAACAACCGGGGGCTCCAGACCGTGGGCATCGCCGCCTCGGATGAGAACTCACCGGACAGTGCTCTCAGCACCTGGAACGCTTTCGACACGGCGACAAAGGGGCTGGTCAATCAGATCAACGTGCACGGCTACAGCGGCCTCGAACCCTACCGGGGACCGAACCGGGGTCCCCTCTACGCGGCCACGAGCGGCAAGCGGCGCTGGGTCTCCGAATACGGGGATGGCTACGACAGTGGCATGCCGATGGCGGACTCCATCGTGCGCGACCTGTGGGCGTACCACCCGAGCGCCTGGGTCTACTGGCAGCCGTTCGACAGTGGCGGCTGGGGCCTGATCCAGTCCAACCCCGGCGACAACTGGATCGGAACGCCCAATGCCAAGTGGTACGTCATGGCCCAGTTCAGTCGGCACATCCGGCCGGGCATGACACTCCTGAGTGGCAATGATGCCAATACCGTGTTCGCCTATGACGCCACGGCCCGAAAGCTGGTCGTGGTGACGGTGAACTTCGGAACGGCCCAGTGGATCGACTACGACCTGTCCAGGTTCGGCACGGTCAGCGGCCCCATCACCCGTTGGGCCACGGTGACCGCGAGTGGGGGAGACCGGTACGTGCGCTACAACGACACGAACCTGAGTGGGAAGCGCTTCTGGTCGTGGTTCCCCGCCAACACCGTCCAGACCTTCGAGATCCAGGGCATCTCCCCTTAA
- a CDS encoding RluA family pseudouridine synthase, with amino-acid sequence MALNAGYAYREQLGVRARGQSTLSYLVATHRHSPELVWRERLARGEVLLEDLPATGEELLKPGQRLVWNRPPWEEKETPRDYTLVYEDEAILAVDKPSGLPTMPGGGFLMNTLLHLMRERFPEVSPLHRLGRGTSGLVLFARTHDAAAKLSKAWRDREVEKRYRALSSHVAPQDAYDITAPIGEAVHPGLGLLPMALPSGKASRSLARVLQRRAASTLFEVDIQTGRSQQIRIHLAFIGHPLEGDPVYTVGGVPRAEQPGRLGDTGYLLHAERLCFVHPLTGERLELHATLPSELQVK; translated from the coding sequence ATGGCGCTCAACGCGGGCTATGCCTATCGCGAACAGCTCGGTGTCCGGGCTCGAGGACAGAGCACGCTCTCCTATCTGGTCGCTACCCACCGGCACTCTCCGGAGCTGGTGTGGCGGGAGCGGCTCGCGCGGGGCGAGGTCCTGTTGGAAGACCTCCCCGCGACGGGTGAGGAGCTGCTGAAACCCGGCCAGAGGCTCGTCTGGAACCGGCCCCCCTGGGAGGAGAAGGAGACGCCGCGCGATTACACGCTCGTGTATGAGGACGAGGCGATCCTCGCGGTCGACAAGCCGAGCGGGCTGCCCACGATGCCGGGGGGAGGCTTTCTCATGAACACCCTGCTGCACCTCATGCGGGAGCGCTTCCCGGAGGTGAGCCCCCTGCATCGGCTGGGGCGCGGCACCTCGGGCCTCGTGCTTTTCGCGCGCACGCACGACGCGGCGGCGAAGCTGTCCAAGGCCTGGCGAGATCGCGAGGTGGAGAAGCGCTACCGGGCCCTGTCGAGCCACGTGGCCCCCCAGGACGCCTACGACATCACCGCGCCCATCGGCGAGGCGGTGCATCCGGGGTTGGGTCTGCTCCCCATGGCGCTCCCCAGCGGCAAGGCCTCCCGGAGCCTGGCGCGCGTGCTCCAGCGGCGCGCGGCGAGTACCCTCTTCGAGGTGGATATCCAGACGGGCCGCTCGCAGCAGATCCGCATCCACCTGGCCTTCATCGGGCATCCGCTCGAGGGAGATCCCGTCTACACCGTGGGAGGCGTGCCGCGCGCCGAGCAGCCGGGACGGCTCGGGGACACGGGCTACCTGCTCCATGCGGAGAGGCTGTGCTTCGTGCATCCCCTCACGGGCGAGCGCCTGGAATTGCACGCCACGCTGCCGAGCGAACTCCAGGTGAAGTAG
- a CDS encoding caspase family protein, whose translation MRLPGLGVLLAVLALAGEAQAAPVRLLVSIGNNTGDPTDVPLRYADTDARRFHELMRELGQVQSTRAYLLSGATVEQVRAAFTEVRGRAAELAAAGADVTLFIYVSAHAQAGQLHLGGGHLPLAELRELAMRVAAPLRVLILDTCESGIVARRKGGRLVSGYQLNLERLPLRGEVFISSSGPAESSEEWESLAGSLFTHHLLTGLRGDADVNGDGQVTVAEAYSYSYRRTVSAAARGSQHPVADIDLSGAGEVVLTEPLRHRSAVIFPPASEGSFTVASQPEPDVLLEVDKQAGRALRLAVPPGRYVVRKRLGTRVALTTLELPYGGELTVDERAMEERSWSEVALKGGYVDLRASTLLLMGGFQSGPIPQTGARWRAGAGYRRTFGEWWWKAGVSAQRATYAGVDLDISEQSLLAQVSFGWRYLGWPLAPYAGLGLRSLTLRQSFMRSQEERIQRAFGAKALPDRWGLGLGPIGVAGVEIPLVANALVLLEASAELRYLPLEGDASPWRTGVGVEAAVGWRF comes from the coding sequence ATGAGACTGCCAGGCCTGGGAGTGCTCCTCGCGGTGCTGGCGCTCGCGGGAGAAGCGCAGGCGGCGCCCGTGCGCTTGCTGGTGTCCATCGGCAACAACACGGGAGACCCCACCGATGTGCCGTTGCGCTACGCCGACACGGACGCCCGCCGCTTTCACGAGCTGATGCGGGAGCTGGGCCAGGTGCAGTCGACGCGGGCCTACCTGCTCAGCGGCGCCACGGTGGAGCAGGTGCGCGCCGCCTTCACGGAGGTGCGCGGACGGGCGGCCGAGCTCGCCGCCGCGGGCGCGGACGTCACGCTCTTCATCTATGTGTCGGCCCACGCACAGGCGGGCCAGTTGCACCTGGGCGGGGGCCATCTGCCGCTGGCGGAGCTGCGCGAGCTGGCGATGCGGGTGGCCGCGCCGCTGCGAGTCCTCATCCTCGACACGTGCGAGAGCGGCATCGTCGCGCGGCGGAAAGGGGGTCGGCTCGTCTCCGGCTACCAGCTGAACCTGGAGCGATTGCCGCTCAGGGGCGAGGTGTTCATCTCCTCCAGCGGTCCGGCGGAGTCCTCGGAAGAGTGGGAGTCGCTCGCGGGCTCGCTCTTCACCCACCACCTGCTGACAGGCCTGAGAGGCGACGCGGATGTGAACGGGGACGGCCAGGTGACGGTGGCCGAGGCCTACAGCTATTCGTACCGGCGCACCGTGTCCGCCGCGGCCCGGGGCTCACAGCACCCCGTGGCGGATATCGACCTGAGCGGCGCGGGCGAGGTCGTCCTGACCGAGCCGCTGCGCCACCGGAGCGCGGTGATCTTCCCGCCCGCCTCGGAGGGCTCCTTCACGGTGGCGAGCCAGCCCGAGCCGGATGTGCTGCTCGAGGTGGACAAGCAGGCAGGACGCGCGCTGCGCCTGGCGGTACCGCCGGGACGATACGTGGTGCGCAAGCGCCTGGGCACGCGAGTGGCGCTGACCACCCTGGAGCTGCCCTACGGAGGAGAGCTCACCGTGGACGAGCGGGCCATGGAGGAGCGGAGCTGGAGCGAGGTGGCGCTGAAGGGAGGCTATGTCGACCTGCGCGCCTCCACGCTCCTGCTCATGGGCGGGTTCCAGTCGGGGCCCATCCCCCAGACGGGAGCCCGATGGCGAGCAGGTGCCGGGTACCGCCGCACCTTCGGTGAGTGGTGGTGGAAGGCGGGTGTCTCGGCACAGCGCGCCACCTATGCCGGCGTGGACCTGGACATCTCCGAGCAGAGCCTGCTCGCGCAGGTGAGCTTCGGCTGGCGGTACCTGGGCTGGCCGCTCGCCCCGTATGCGGGCCTGGGGTTGCGCTCCTTGACGCTGCGCCAGAGCTTCATGCGAAGCCAGGAAGAGCGCATCCAACGCGCCTTCGGGGCGAAAGCCCTGCCGGACCGATGGGGCCTGGGCCTGGGGCCCATCGGCGTGGCCGGCGTCGAAATCCCACTGGTGGCGAACGCCCTGGTGCTGCTCGAGGCCAGCGCCGAGCTGCGCTACCTCCCGCTGGAAGGCGACGCCTCCCCCTGGAGGACGGGGGTCGGCGTCGAGGCGGCGGTGGGGTGGCGATTCTGA
- a CDS encoding RNA polymerase sigma factor, protein MGPEQLSALYDQYGYYLHQRCLLLLGNRADAEDAVQDVFVRVRSYHGSLKAPVTLAWLYAIANHVCFDKAKRRAREAPWEPSELAELDPRRLGAPEDGDRRALVSSVMGQLDRRMRDIVILHHIEGWTQEEIAAQTGYSRRTVGKKLAGFAELLRARWQKFRNLSSPEVTP, encoded by the coding sequence GTGGGCCCCGAGCAGCTCTCAGCGCTGTACGACCAGTACGGTTATTACCTTCACCAGCGTTGCCTGCTCCTCCTGGGCAACCGCGCGGATGCGGAGGATGCCGTGCAGGATGTCTTCGTGCGCGTGCGCAGCTACCACGGCTCGCTCAAGGCGCCCGTCACCCTGGCTTGGCTCTATGCCATCGCCAACCACGTCTGTTTCGACAAGGCGAAGCGCCGAGCCCGCGAAGCGCCCTGGGAGCCCTCCGAGCTGGCCGAGTTGGACCCCCGGCGCCTGGGCGCTCCAGAGGATGGGGATCGCCGTGCCCTCGTCTCCTCGGTGATGGGCCAGCTCGACCGCCGCATGCGGGACATCGTCATCCTCCACCACATCGAAGGGTGGACCCAGGAGGAGATCGCGGCCCAGACGGGCTACTCTCGCCGCACGGTGGGCAAGAAGCTCGCGGGCTTCGCGGAGTTGCTGCGCGCGCGGTGGCAGAAGTTTCGGAACCTGTCATCCCCGGAGGTGACGCCATGA